The following are encoded in a window of Salinigranum halophilum genomic DNA:
- a CDS encoding metal-dependent transcriptional regulator, whose translation MNTADQYVKAIYLLQEMEDGPASTGALADMLNVSPASANEMIGKLEGRGLAEHEKYKGVRLTDEGIINAREALQTYCIIERFLANVLDVEEFRAEARELEPVIDETVAERLDTIIERNAECPDCFDPETDACRYLEIPSENPAD comes from the coding sequence ATGAACACCGCAGACCAGTACGTCAAGGCGATCTACCTGCTCCAGGAGATGGAAGACGGCCCCGCGTCGACCGGTGCGCTCGCGGACATGCTCAACGTGAGCCCCGCGAGCGCCAACGAGATGATCGGCAAACTCGAAGGGAGAGGCCTCGCCGAGCACGAGAAGTACAAGGGCGTCCGCCTCACCGACGAGGGTATCATCAACGCTCGGGAGGCGCTGCAGACGTACTGCATCATCGAGCGCTTCCTCGCGAACGTCCTCGACGTCGAGGAGTTCCGCGCCGAGGCGCGCGAACTGGAACCCGTCATCGACGAGACGGTGGCAGAACGACTCGACACCATCATCGAACGCAACGCGGAGTGTCCCGACTGCTTCGACCCCGAGACCGACGCCTGTCGGTATCTCGAGATTCCGTCGGAGAACCCGGCGGATTGA
- a CDS encoding ferritin-like domain-containing protein, whose protein sequence is MSVGNRVTSDHQLARLLQIGIVLEEVVEARAQHHTGTLEEPDDEIEALLVEAAEESALHRERLEAIVDELDVDTIPFEEVNALVEAQYGQTKPEDFDGVLYDQLCNEETAYKFYDDLIGAIRASDVPFSIDRDRLLETLVAIREEEADGVEAVTKIMERRE, encoded by the coding sequence GTGAGCGTCGGGAACCGCGTGACCTCGGACCACCAACTGGCACGGCTCCTTCAGATCGGCATCGTCTTGGAGGAGGTCGTCGAGGCCCGCGCGCAACACCACACGGGAACGCTCGAAGAGCCCGACGACGAGATCGAGGCGTTGCTCGTCGAGGCGGCCGAGGAGTCGGCGCTCCACCGCGAACGACTCGAGGCCATCGTCGACGAACTCGACGTCGACACCATCCCGTTCGAGGAGGTGAACGCGCTCGTCGAGGCCCAGTACGGCCAGACGAAACCAGAGGACTTCGACGGCGTGCTGTACGACCAGCTCTGCAACGAGGAGACGGCGTACAAGTTCTACGACGACCTCATCGGTGCAATCCGCGCCAGTGACGTCCCGTTCAGCATCGACCGCGACCGGTTGCTCGAGACGCTCGTCGCCATCCGCGAGGAGGAAGCAGACGGCGTCGAAGCGGTGACGAAGATCATGGAGCGTCGCGAATGA